In the Streptomyces sp. NBC_00525 genome, one interval contains:
- a CDS encoding phosphopantetheine-binding protein produces the protein MTAPAPTRDGVARLVERATDGALTAAELLDSTDSLAALGVGSLSLLRLADSLESEYDVLIDLGDRSLYTDGLDQLTDRVRGLVAQDAP, from the coding sequence GTGACCGCGCCCGCCCCCACCCGCGACGGCGTCGCCCGGCTCGTCGAACGGGCCACGGACGGCGCTCTGACCGCCGCGGAACTCCTGGACTCGACCGACTCGCTGGCCGCGCTCGGGGTCGGCTCGCTGTCCCTGCTGCGGCTCGCCGACAGTCTGGAGTCGGAGTACGACGTCCTCATCGACCTGGGCGACCGGAGCCTGTACACGGACGGGCTCGACCAGCTCACCGACCGGGTGCGGGGCCTGGTCGCGCAGGACGCCCCGTGA
- a CDS encoding DUF6643 family protein, whose protein sequence is MTSPRSTYGGGYYAAPSFPDTPIYDSLVAERGTPQIAPIRVPAAYDTGSSYLPALPAALPALPAAPSQPQPSYGYPQQAAQQQHYAPMQPPQLQHAPAPYIPQQPAGGRGMYQAPPPQQQRPAQSTGYESMRPAAPRPAPVQSPYDPYGQPYQGGRGYQGGQGY, encoded by the coding sequence ATGACCTCCCCCCGCTCCACCTACGGTGGCGGCTACTACGCCGCGCCGTCGTTCCCCGACACTCCGATCTACGACTCTCTGGTCGCGGAGCGGGGCACCCCTCAGATCGCACCGATCCGAGTGCCCGCCGCCTACGACACCGGCAGCAGCTATCTGCCGGCGCTCCCCGCGGCCCTGCCGGCTCTTCCCGCGGCGCCCTCCCAGCCCCAGCCGTCCTACGGCTACCCGCAACAGGCGGCGCAGCAGCAGCACTACGCGCCGATGCAGCCCCCGCAGTTGCAGCACGCGCCGGCACCGTACATCCCGCAGCAGCCGGCCGGCGGCCGGGGGATGTACCAGGCGCCCCCGCCGCAGCAGCAGCGGCCCGCGCAGAGCACGGGGTACGAGTCGATGCGCCCGGCCGCGCCCCGGCCCGCGCCCGTGCAGTCCCCGTACGACCCGTACGGCCAGCCCTACCAGGGCGGCCGGGGCTACCAGGGCGGCCAGGGCTACTAG
- a CDS encoding non-ribosomal peptide synthetase — translation MNATLSSAQHGVWLTERTLDTGSAYHLTLTIRLDGPLDAGRLGRACAAVAAHHPALRTAFGGDGTPVPLTGEVPMSTVECAAGELGALLARERATPFDLGRGPLHRFVLARLSPVRHVLLLTAHHLVLDGESKERLTADLAAAYRDDPLAPAVPLPEPAPAPGALADAEAYWATRWHDPAAPPLPGLTTSALPGTSPAPGTEITWSLGTERAARLDAVAHRLGLTRFELLIASWHALLTRYGDPAPVTSVELSLRPRGGPAGVGLAVNELPLFTSAAPDAPFATWSRSVRAELRALYRHRAVPLGRCVRGLTPRTALTPLSVSYRRRPAAQPRPDFGAGLRAEVRWLGFCGTARNLLHLQLVDSGREVDASLQFRAGALTADAARRVADHWTTLLDGALADPASPVGELPLLAPGEWSAQLAVPRPRPELTGRTVPALFAEAVAARPDAIAVVSGDETLSYRGLADRVAHAAAALARHGAGPGTLVAVELPRGLDQLVTVLASLACGAAHLPLDPAHPAERLTFLRSDARVPLRVTPRPEGPGDLAPSALAPAASLPHGAGAPDLPAGPSPADAAYVLYTSGSTGRPKGVEVPHSALANVLGALRDHLGSGPEDRWLGLTSLSFDISAVELLLPLISGGRVVLVPEGGHRDGPALLGLVDRAGVTHVQATPSGWRLLLDAGLGDHAAGLTALTGGEALPPALGAELATLTKRLVNVYGPTETTIWSTLAEPAVSDDGQVLIGGPLANTRAYVLDGRMRPVPYGLPGELHLGGAGLAHGYRHRPGLTATRFVPDPYGPPGSRLYRTGDLVRRGPDGALVYLGRSDTQIKLRGHRIELGEIEARLASHPAVAAAAAALHGTDGDRRLCAYVVPAGPAPAPDELRAHLAAVLPDAAVPASYTVLDAFPLTPNGKLDRAALPEPAPDRAAVPAADGDGALDPVTAAVLAIWREVLELDDLGPDEDLFDLGGHSLTITAIAARIHRTLGVDLPFEVFFDAPTVHGVTAAVTALRKE, via the coding sequence GTGAACGCCACCCTCAGCTCCGCCCAGCACGGCGTCTGGCTCACCGAGCGCACCCTGGACACCGGCTCCGCCTACCACCTCACCCTGACCATCCGCCTCGACGGCCCCCTGGACGCCGGCCGCCTGGGCCGGGCCTGCGCCGCCGTCGCCGCCCACCATCCGGCCCTGCGCACCGCGTTCGGCGGCGACGGCACCCCTGTCCCGCTCACCGGCGAGGTGCCGATGAGCACGGTCGAGTGCGCCGCCGGGGAACTCGGCGCCCTCCTGGCGCGGGAACGCGCCACGCCGTTCGACCTCGGCCGCGGGCCGCTGCACCGCTTCGTCCTCGCCCGGCTCTCCCCCGTACGGCACGTGCTGCTGCTGACCGCCCATCACCTGGTCCTGGACGGCGAGTCCAAGGAGCGGCTGACCGCGGACCTGGCCGCCGCCTACCGGGACGACCCGCTCGCCCCGGCCGTCCCGCTCCCCGAGCCGGCCCCGGCGCCGGGCGCGCTCGCGGACGCCGAGGCGTACTGGGCCACCCGGTGGCACGATCCGGCCGCACCGCCGCTGCCGGGGCTCACGACCTCCGCGCTGCCCGGCACCTCGCCCGCGCCGGGTACGGAGATCACCTGGAGCCTCGGCACGGAGCGGGCCGCCCGGCTCGACGCGGTGGCGCACCGGCTGGGCCTCACCCGCTTCGAACTGCTCATCGCGTCCTGGCACGCGCTGCTCACCCGGTACGGCGACCCGGCGCCGGTCACCTCCGTCGAGCTGTCGCTGCGTCCGCGCGGCGGGCCGGCCGGCGTGGGGCTGGCCGTCAACGAGCTGCCGCTGTTCACCTCGGCGGCCCCCGACGCGCCCTTCGCCACCTGGTCGCGGAGCGTGCGCGCCGAGCTGCGCGCCCTGTACCGGCACCGGGCCGTCCCGCTCGGCCGCTGTGTGCGCGGGCTTACGCCCCGCACCGCGCTCACCCCGCTCTCCGTCAGCTACCGGCGGCGGCCGGCCGCGCAGCCGCGCCCCGACTTCGGCGCCGGTCTGCGCGCCGAGGTCCGCTGGCTGGGGTTCTGCGGCACCGCGCGCAATCTGCTGCACCTCCAGCTCGTCGACTCCGGCCGCGAGGTGGACGCGAGCCTGCAGTTCCGCGCCGGTGCGCTCACCGCCGACGCGGCCCGGAGGGTGGCGGACCACTGGACGACGCTCCTGGACGGCGCGCTGGCCGACCCCGCGAGCCCGGTCGGCGAGCTGCCCCTGCTGGCACCGGGCGAGTGGTCCGCGCAGCTCGCCGTTCCCCGGCCGCGCCCCGAGCTGACCGGGCGCACCGTGCCCGCGCTGTTCGCCGAGGCGGTGGCGGCCCGGCCGGACGCGATCGCCGTCGTCAGCGGCGACGAGACCCTGAGCTATCGCGGCCTGGCCGACCGGGTCGCCCACGCGGCCGCCGCGCTGGCCCGGCACGGGGCGGGCCCCGGCACCCTGGTCGCCGTCGAACTCCCGCGCGGCCTGGACCAGCTGGTGACCGTACTGGCCTCGCTGGCCTGCGGGGCCGCCCATCTGCCGCTGGACCCCGCCCATCCGGCGGAGCGCCTGACGTTCCTGCGGTCGGACGCCCGCGTCCCGCTCCGCGTCACCCCGCGCCCGGAGGGCCCCGGCGACCTCGCCCCGTCCGCGCTCGCCCCGGCCGCCTCCCTTCCGCACGGTGCCGGGGCGCCGGACCTGCCGGCCGGGCCGTCGCCCGCCGATGCCGCCTATGTGCTCTACACGTCCGGATCGACCGGACGGCCCAAGGGCGTGGAGGTGCCGCACTCGGCGCTCGCCAACGTGCTCGGCGCCCTGCGCGACCATCTGGGCTCCGGTCCCGAGGACCGCTGGCTGGGGCTCACCTCGCTGTCCTTCGACATATCGGCGGTCGAACTGCTGCTGCCGCTGATCAGCGGCGGACGGGTGGTCCTCGTTCCGGAGGGCGGCCACCGCGACGGGCCCGCGCTCCTCGGCCTCGTCGACCGCGCGGGCGTCACCCACGTCCAGGCCACCCCCAGCGGCTGGCGGCTCCTGCTCGACGCGGGGCTCGGCGACCACGCGGCCGGGCTCACCGCGCTGACCGGCGGCGAGGCGCTGCCCCCGGCCCTCGGCGCCGAGCTGGCCACCCTGACCAAGCGGCTCGTGAACGTCTACGGACCCACCGAGACCACGATCTGGTCCACCCTGGCGGAGCCGGCGGTGAGCGACGACGGACAGGTCCTCATCGGCGGGCCGCTCGCCAACACCCGCGCCTACGTCCTGGACGGGCGGATGCGCCCCGTCCCCTACGGGCTGCCGGGCGAACTGCACCTGGGCGGCGCGGGTCTGGCCCACGGCTACCGGCACCGCCCCGGACTGACGGCCACCCGCTTCGTGCCCGACCCGTACGGTCCGCCCGGATCGCGGCTGTACCGCACCGGTGACCTCGTGCGGCGGGGGCCCGACGGGGCTCTGGTCTACCTGGGCCGCTCCGACACCCAGATCAAGCTGCGCGGCCACCGGATCGAGCTGGGCGAGATCGAGGCGCGGCTCGCCTCCCACCCCGCGGTCGCCGCGGCCGCCGCCGCGCTGCACGGGACGGACGGCGACCGCAGGCTCTGCGCCTATGTCGTCCCGGCCGGTCCGGCGCCCGCGCCGGACGAGCTGCGCGCGCACCTCGCCGCCGTGCTCCCGGACGCCGCGGTCCCGGCCTCGTACACGGTGCTGGACGCCTTCCCGCTGACGCCCAACGGCAAGCTGGACCGGGCCGCGCTCCCCGAGCCCGCCCCGGACCGCGCTGCGGTGCCGGCGGCGGACGGGGACGGCGCGCTCGACCCGGTGACCGCGGCGGTGCTCGCCATCTGGCGCGAGGTCCTGGAGCTGGACGACCTCGGGCCCGACGAGGACCTGTTCGACCTCGGGGGCCACTCCCTGACCATCACCGCCATCGCCGCCCGTATCCACCGCACCCTCGGCGTGGACCTCCCCTTCGAGGTCTTCTTCGACGCCCCCACCGTGCACGGCGTCACCGCCGCCGTCACCGCACTGCGCAAGGAGTAG
- a CDS encoding class I adenylate-forming enzyme family protein, protein MTGNPAAVATLPALLAHRAAAHGERVALVTGRDRLDFASWQERSGAYAGALRAAGVRPGDRVVLHHGTGGWTDYAVAFLAVLRAGGVAVPLSDRSAPATAAYVCEDAGARFLLHGAGAPPPALPAGTTVLTESDAAGHSPAPELPEPAPGDLAQILYTSGTTGTPKGVGAGHANLAYGCTLDERRRPLRHSAAFLHAFPVGTNAGQTMLVNALNAHAACVTAPQFTPARFLRLLAEHGIGSVFLVPAMAIELLASPAVTDDRFAQARRAVRLVGSTAAALPQPVALGLGRAFPKAQIVNYYTSTEAAPAQITLLFDPARPDSPGRPASLADLRVTTPEGGPVAAGEPGELWLRSAAAPRAYLGEADDGVFQGRWIRMGDLGRVDEEGFLHLLDRERDVVKSGAHKVSTLQVEDALHAHPEVRDAAAVGVPHPVLGSVVAAVVVAGEGLTPAALRTFLLDRLAVHELPATVLFRDALPRNEAGKVLKRELRRILAQDEPEAIL, encoded by the coding sequence ATGACGGGAAACCCGGCCGCGGTCGCCACGCTGCCCGCCCTGCTCGCCCACCGCGCCGCCGCGCACGGGGAGCGCGTCGCCCTGGTCACCGGCCGCGACCGGCTCGACTTCGCTTCCTGGCAGGAGCGTTCGGGGGCGTACGCCGGCGCGCTGCGCGCGGCCGGGGTGCGGCCCGGGGACCGGGTGGTGCTGCACCACGGCACCGGCGGCTGGACGGACTACGCCGTCGCCTTCCTCGCGGTGCTGCGGGCCGGCGGCGTCGCCGTGCCGCTCTCCGACCGGTCCGCGCCGGCCACGGCCGCGTACGTGTGCGAGGACGCGGGGGCGAGGTTCCTGCTGCACGGCGCGGGGGCGCCGCCGCCCGCGCTCCCGGCCGGGACGACCGTGCTCACGGAGTCCGACGCCGCGGGGCACTCCCCGGCGCCGGAGCTGCCCGAGCCCGCACCCGGTGACCTCGCGCAGATCCTCTACACCTCGGGCACCACCGGGACGCCCAAGGGGGTCGGGGCCGGGCACGCCAATCTGGCGTACGGCTGCACCCTCGACGAACGGCGACGGCCGCTGCGCCACTCCGCCGCGTTCCTCCACGCCTTCCCCGTCGGCACGAACGCGGGGCAGACCATGCTGGTCAACGCGCTGAACGCGCACGCCGCCTGTGTCACGGCCCCGCAGTTCACCCCGGCCCGCTTCCTGCGCCTGCTGGCGGAGCACGGGATCGGGAGCGTGTTCCTCGTACCCGCCATGGCGATCGAGCTGCTGGCGTCCCCGGCCGTCACCGACGACAGGTTCGCGCAGGCGCGGCGGGCCGTGCGTCTGGTCGGTTCCACGGCGGCGGCGCTGCCGCAGCCGGTCGCGCTCGGGCTCGGCCGGGCCTTCCCGAAGGCGCAGATCGTCAACTACTACACCTCAACCGAGGCCGCGCCCGCCCAGATCACCCTGCTGTTCGACCCGGCCCGGCCCGACTCGCCCGGCCGGCCCGCGTCCCTGGCCGATCTGCGGGTGACCACCCCGGAGGGCGGGCCGGTGGCGGCGGGCGAGCCGGGCGAGCTGTGGCTGCGTTCGGCGGCGGCTCCGCGCGCGTACCTGGGCGAGGCGGACGACGGCGTCTTCCAGGGCCGGTGGATACGCATGGGCGACCTGGGCCGGGTGGACGAGGAGGGGTTCCTGCACCTGCTCGACCGGGAGCGCGACGTCGTCAAGTCGGGCGCCCACAAGGTCTCCACGCTCCAGGTCGAGGACGCCCTGCACGCCCATCCGGAGGTCCGCGACGCCGCCGCGGTCGGGGTGCCGCACCCCGTGCTGGGGAGCGTCGTCGCCGCCGTGGTCGTCGCCGGCGAGGGTCTGACCCCCGCCGCGCTGCGGACCTTCCTGCTCGACCGGCTGGCGGTCCACGAACTGCCCGCCACCGTGCTGTTCCGCGACGCCCTCCCCCGCAACGAGGCCGGAAAGGTCCTCAAACGCGAACTGCGCCGCATCCTCGCCCAAGACGAACCCGAGGCCATCCTGTGA
- a CDS encoding condensation domain-containing protein produces MTAATADTTVSFAFAGGRAGDAPLTWGQRAIWHAIGRTRPNDHYFNIGRVLPLADRGAPVDLSRLTDALAALVLRHEALRTVVAEEGGEARQRLSGQGSAEVRVQDVADPGEAAAAADELLSSLTARRFDYADEWPVRFGAVRHAGRITHAVLGLCHLAADGHAAEVLVRDLRLLVRRGSAGPVCADTPLDLGLRQASPAGRRSGRAALDHWERGLRAAPPTMFPEPVAPPRTPRFWTGRLRSAALPRAVDAVAAAHRVSGSTVLLAASAALVAAGQGHSVAAVMPIAGNRAAGGHRTLVSTLSQDALFVLRLDEVAGPDADFTDLLADAWPAALAGYRAAAYDPADWDALLERAAAERGTEVHPYCCFNDMRLVERVGPPRPAPRPDELDLLRRRSVLDFPATQDRVACRYCLHVSGDDDELTVTLTADTAYLPPDTIHAHLRAIEEVVVNASAGHPHRLTELPALLTAARAGR; encoded by the coding sequence GTGACGGCGGCGACGGCGGACACCACCGTGTCCTTCGCCTTCGCCGGCGGCCGCGCCGGGGACGCCCCGCTGACCTGGGGCCAGCGCGCCATCTGGCACGCCATCGGCCGTACCCGCCCCAACGACCACTACTTCAACATCGGCCGGGTACTCCCCCTCGCCGACCGGGGCGCGCCGGTGGACCTGTCGCGGCTGACGGACGCGCTCGCCGCGCTGGTCCTCCGGCACGAGGCGCTGCGCACCGTGGTGGCGGAGGAGGGCGGCGAGGCCCGTCAGCGCCTGTCCGGGCAGGGGTCCGCGGAGGTCCGGGTCCAGGACGTGGCCGATCCGGGCGAGGCCGCGGCGGCGGCCGACGAGCTGCTGTCGTCGCTGACCGCCCGCCGCTTCGACTACGCGGACGAGTGGCCGGTGCGGTTCGGCGCCGTCCGGCACGCGGGGCGGATCACGCACGCCGTACTGGGGCTGTGCCATCTGGCGGCCGACGGGCACGCGGCGGAGGTCCTGGTCCGCGATCTGCGGCTGCTGGTCCGCCGGGGCTCGGCCGGCCCCGTCTGCGCGGACACCCCGCTGGACCTGGGCCTGCGTCAGGCGTCCCCGGCCGGCCGACGCTCGGGCCGGGCGGCCCTCGACCACTGGGAGCGGGGGCTGCGGGCGGCGCCCCCGACGATGTTCCCGGAGCCGGTCGCACCGCCGCGCACGCCCCGGTTCTGGACGGGCCGGCTGAGGTCGGCCGCGCTCCCCCGGGCCGTCGACGCGGTGGCCGCCGCGCACCGGGTCAGCGGTTCCACCGTGCTGCTGGCCGCCTCCGCCGCCCTGGTCGCCGCCGGGCAGGGGCACTCGGTGGCGGCGGTGATGCCGATCGCGGGCAACCGTGCGGCCGGCGGCCACCGCACCCTGGTGAGCACCCTGTCCCAGGACGCGCTGTTCGTCCTGCGTCTGGACGAGGTCGCGGGCCCGGACGCGGACTTCACCGATCTGCTGGCCGACGCCTGGCCGGCCGCGCTCGCCGGGTACCGGGCCGCCGCCTACGATCCGGCGGACTGGGACGCCCTGCTGGAGCGGGCGGCCGCCGAGCGCGGCACCGAGGTCCATCCGTACTGCTGCTTCAACGACATGCGCCTGGTGGAGCGGGTGGGGCCGCCCCGCCCGGCACCGCGCCCGGACGAGCTCGATCTGCTCCGCCGCCGCAGTGTGCTCGACTTCCCCGCGACCCAGGACCGGGTCGCCTGCCGGTACTGCCTGCATGTGAGCGGCGACGACGACGAGCTGACCGTCACCCTGACCGCCGACACCGCGTATCTGCCGCCGGACACCATCCACGCCCATCTGCGCGCCATCGAGGAGGTCGTGGTGAACGCCTCGGCCGGACACCCGCACCGTCTGACGGAACTGCCCGCACTCCTCACGGCCGCGAGGGCCGGCCGGTGA
- a CDS encoding Rv1733c family protein, whose product MTGVVRWRHNPLRRATDRFEAWLALVAFLLLMLAAPALGWLCGTRTDAALQAVVRAQRAERHPTTAVVVRRVTAARFTADPETSTDSMRRTAVVARWRAPDGSARTAEVRTAGRNANPGTRVRIWTDRRGDPTTRPMDAATGHTHAALAGFGAALLAALLIECGRRLILWRMTQRRYERIDRAWAAVGPDWGRTGAGS is encoded by the coding sequence ATGACCGGTGTCGTGCGCTGGCGCCACAACCCGCTGCGCCGGGCGACGGACCGGTTCGAGGCCTGGCTGGCCCTGGTCGCGTTCCTGCTGCTGATGCTGGCGGCTCCGGCCCTGGGCTGGCTCTGCGGAACGCGGACGGACGCGGCGCTCCAGGCGGTGGTGCGCGCCCAGCGGGCCGAACGGCATCCCACGACCGCCGTGGTGGTGCGCCGGGTGACGGCCGCCCGTTTCACCGCCGACCCGGAGACGTCCACCGACAGCATGCGGCGCACCGCCGTGGTGGCGCGCTGGCGCGCCCCGGACGGCAGCGCCCGCACCGCCGAGGTCAGGACCGCCGGACGGAACGCGAATCCGGGGACCCGGGTCCGGATCTGGACCGACCGGCGCGGCGATCCCACGACCCGCCCGATGGACGCGGCGACCGGGCACACGCATGCCGCGCTGGCCGGGTTCGGCGCGGCGCTGCTGGCCGCGCTGCTGATCGAGTGCGGCCGGCGCCTGATCCTGTGGCGCATGACGCAGCGCCGGTACGAGCGCATCGACCGGGCCTGGGCGGCGGTCGGCCCGGACTGGGGCAGGACGGGCGCGGGTAGCTAG
- a CDS encoding MbtH family protein → MTASTRYLVAVNDEEQHALWPEGTPLPAGWRAEGFGGTEEECVAHVDRVWPDIRPLSLRRRLADEAARRDGGAR, encoded by the coding sequence ATGACCGCATCGACCCGCTACCTCGTGGCCGTCAACGACGAGGAGCAGCACGCCCTCTGGCCGGAGGGCACGCCACTGCCCGCGGGCTGGCGGGCCGAGGGCTTCGGCGGCACCGAGGAGGAGTGCGTCGCGCACGTCGACCGGGTGTGGCCGGACATCCGGCCGCTCAGCCTGCGCCGCCGCCTGGCCGACGAGGCCGCCCGGCGGGACGGCGGTGCCCGGTGA
- a CDS encoding N,N-dimethylformamidase beta subunit family domain-containing protein has translation MRFEVTAGGGGPLTGRVVVADAVTGRPMTRAAVRGTRWTLDVPRDWPSSLYVARFHDDRPETPEPERDPEHEVWFAVRAARPATASAVLVSIPFATWRAYHRAGQPGRSIYYAEEPGRAARVSFTDPGGGPPPERWEEPLLRWLPEAGYPVEFCSGLDLDDGRELLSAYRLLIVNGHDEYWSAGMRDSVEEFVRRGGNLAVFAGNTAWWQMRLEDGGRTMVCHRDATTDPVAATDPRRTTVEWSSSPVDRPENSMTGVSFRNGAGSWGAGMSLIGRESYTVRFADHWVFEGTGLGDGDAFARGALGYETDAAELDWSSGVPRATGRDGTPRSFAVLATADLRHWRTYGQGGWATMGVFRLGAGTVFNAATINWGRALDDPAVDRVTRNVLDRLGGAVPVPSWHTVGRATGVRALAACEGLLFAVAEDGRTLLHREPCDQNLPWTACPPVPGGPEPEIRCLAAPREACHPTPLALLAVGTDDRLLVRDPVPGPAPWTPAGTVPAGTTALAMCDNTLFAVTPHDDTLHHRPALRPEAPWTALGPAGKAVSLAVLNARLYACGPDGLLTRPPVTTEAPFAPAGAFPAATALAAYAGRLLAATDDGLLVSHRPRSVATG, from the coding sequence ATGCGCTTCGAGGTGACCGCGGGCGGGGGCGGACCGCTGACCGGTCGGGTCGTCGTCGCCGACGCCGTGACCGGCCGCCCGATGACCCGCGCGGCCGTGCGCGGCACCCGCTGGACCCTGGACGTTCCGCGCGACTGGCCCAGTTCGCTGTACGTGGCCCGCTTCCACGACGACCGCCCCGAGACACCGGAACCGGAGCGGGACCCCGAGCACGAGGTCTGGTTCGCCGTCCGCGCGGCGCGGCCCGCGACCGCATCGGCGGTGCTGGTCTCCATCCCCTTCGCCACCTGGCGGGCCTACCACCGCGCCGGCCAGCCGGGCCGCAGCATCTACTACGCCGAGGAACCGGGCCGCGCCGCGCGGGTGTCCTTCACCGATCCGGGCGGCGGTCCGCCGCCCGAGCGCTGGGAGGAGCCGCTGCTGCGCTGGCTCCCCGAAGCCGGGTACCCGGTCGAGTTCTGCTCGGGCCTCGATCTCGACGACGGCCGCGAACTCCTGTCCGCCTACCGGCTGCTGATCGTCAACGGCCACGACGAGTACTGGTCGGCCGGGATGCGCGACAGCGTCGAGGAGTTCGTCCGCAGGGGCGGGAACCTGGCGGTGTTCGCCGGCAACACGGCCTGGTGGCAGATGCGGCTGGAGGACGGCGGGCGCACGATGGTGTGCCACCGCGACGCCACCACCGACCCGGTCGCGGCCACGGACCCGCGCCGCACGACGGTGGAGTGGTCCAGCTCGCCCGTCGACCGTCCCGAGAACTCCATGACCGGGGTCAGCTTCCGCAACGGCGCCGGTTCCTGGGGCGCGGGCATGTCGCTCATCGGCCGGGAGTCGTACACGGTCCGGTTCGCCGACCACTGGGTGTTCGAGGGCACCGGCCTGGGCGACGGAGACGCCTTCGCCCGGGGCGCCCTCGGCTACGAGACGGATGCCGCCGAACTCGACTGGTCGTCGGGGGTGCCGCGGGCCACCGGGCGGGACGGCACCCCGCGCTCGTTCGCCGTCCTCGCCACCGCGGACCTGCGTCACTGGCGGACGTACGGGCAGGGCGGCTGGGCCACCATGGGGGTCTTCCGGCTGGGCGCCGGCACGGTCTTCAACGCGGCCACCATCAACTGGGGCCGTGCCCTGGACGATCCGGCCGTGGACCGGGTCACCCGCAATGTGCTGGACCGCCTCGGCGGCGCGGTGCCCGTCCCCTCCTGGCACACCGTGGGACGGGCGACCGGGGTGCGCGCGCTCGCCGCCTGCGAGGGGCTGCTCTTCGCGGTCGCCGAGGACGGCAGGACGCTGCTGCACCGCGAGCCGTGCGACCAGAACCTGCCGTGGACCGCCTGCCCGCCGGTGCCCGGCGGGCCGGAGCCGGAGATCCGCTGCCTGGCCGCGCCCCGCGAGGCGTGCCATCCCACCCCGCTCGCCCTGCTGGCCGTCGGCACGGACGACCGGCTGCTCGTACGCGACCCGGTGCCGGGGCCGGCCCCGTGGACCCCGGCCGGTACGGTCCCGGCCGGCACGACGGCGCTGGCCATGTGCGACAACACGCTGTTCGCGGTGACGCCGCACGACGACACCCTGCACCACCGGCCGGCCCTGCGGCCCGAAGCGCCGTGGACTGCGCTGGGGCCGGCCGGCAAGGCGGTCTCGCTGGCGGTGCTCAACGCGCGTCTGTACGCCTGCGGTCCGGACGGGCTGCTGACCCGGCCCCCGGTCACCACCGAAGCGCCCTTCGCCCCCGCGGGCGCCTTTCCCGCCGCCACCGCGCTCGCCGCGTACGCGGGCCGGCTGCTGGCGGCGACGGACGACGGCCTGCTCGTCAGCCACCGGCCGCGGTCCGTCGCGACGGGGTGA